In Marivirga salinae, a single window of DNA contains:
- a CDS encoding HepT-like ribonuclease domain-containing protein produces MQPKLLKYILDVESVIEEIEAIKQKTANNFHNFSTDIIIQRAVERDLEIIGEAIRKIIEIKPNVKITSSKNIIGLRNIISHAYDSVEPEMLWGIIQNNIPVLANEIKDLKDK; encoded by the coding sequence ATGCAGCCTAAACTTCTCAAATACATTTTAGATGTAGAGAGTGTGATTGAGGAGATTGAAGCAATAAAACAGAAAACTGCTAATAACTTTCATAACTTTTCTACAGATATAATTATCCAAAGAGCTGTGGAAAGGGATTTAGAAATTATAGGGGAAGCAATTCGAAAAATAATCGAAATAAAACCCAATGTTAAAATTACTTCATCTAAAAATATTATTGGCTTAAGAAATATAATTTCACATGCTTATGATTCAGTAGAACCCGAAATGCTATGGGGTATAATTCAAAATAACATTCCTGTTCTAGCAAATGAAATCAAAGATTTGAAAGATAAATAG
- a CDS encoding nucleotidyltransferase family protein, giving the protein MVALVQNKLEEIIAVSKEHSVESISLFGSAAKGSMNHKSDIDFLVQFSKDLDVLDYADNYFSLLEKLEKILDRKVDLLSVNSLKNPVLKEEIYQSKVDLYAA; this is encoded by the coding sequence ATGGTAGCATTAGTTCAAAATAAGCTTGAGGAGATTATTGCTGTGAGCAAAGAACACAGTGTAGAATCAATTTCACTATTTGGATCAGCCGCAAAAGGTTCAATGAACCATAAGAGTGATATAGACTTTCTTGTTCAATTCTCTAAAGATTTGGATGTTTTAGATTACGCAGATAACTATTTTTCATTGCTAGAAAAATTAGAGAAAATTCTAGATCGAAAAGTTGACCTACTTTCTGTAAATTCATTAAAAAACCCTGTATTGAAAGAAGAGATTTATCAATCTAAAGTAGATCTTTATGCAGCCTAA
- a CDS encoding YwbE family protein, which translates to MPDGKNRNNIKIGDEVEIVQKQDQRRGDLTNGFVKKILTKSSFHPHGIKVMLETGEVGRVKEIIEEE; encoded by the coding sequence ATGCCAGACGGAAAAAACAGAAATAATATAAAAATTGGTGATGAGGTAGAGATTGTGCAAAAGCAAGATCAGCGAAGAGGTGATCTGACCAACGGATTTGTGAAAAAAATTTTAACCAAATCTTCATTTCATCCGCATGGGATAAAAGTGATGTTGGAAACAGGGGAAGTGGGAAGAGTGAAGGAGATAATTGAGGAGGAATAG
- a CDS encoding S41 family peptidase, with the protein MKKNLFLKTIMALSVWTISMYSLQAQDCECKSVFEKAVKAYEENYSLFMYKVTDENRTLYNAHKAAIRDKADKTVDLNDCKTILEQYLTFFRDGHTYIIASGQKEVYNENININEKQFKNTYKANNYNLNPIFGIWKSGSYTVAIVPNTSESDRSRDYVGVILSSDNPNWEQTEVKFELTLGTGGTYECNYLMSDHSISKFTAKLINKSSLKVEGLGEWKKVWPEVKQQQSKNKIQSKFNEFHLTYIDNIPYLRLPDFYSVEPSFLDSLLQSNHNKIINSDFMIVDVRGNSGGNDGTYFPVLPYVLNGPIELPVNGFWLSEYNTEMIIAAMAANQGLSVEEYAVQEKKTYESFISNKGTAYFKNPNKHWTFQADTLYEGPKKVIILTDEGTASSGETFVYRANKSEKVVVYGQNTAGVVDGFNGIYQDIGCFQVVFPSSFRATDIKENPIDPYGIAPDVYVNEKDDVLSYAIEHMKHLIESEKIE; encoded by the coding sequence ATGAAAAAGAACCTATTTTTAAAAACCATAATGGCATTGTCAGTGTGGACAATTTCAATGTATTCTTTACAAGCTCAGGATTGTGAATGTAAAAGTGTATTTGAAAAAGCAGTAAAAGCTTATGAAGAAAATTACTCTTTATTCATGTATAAAGTCACAGATGAAAACAGAACATTATACAACGCTCATAAAGCTGCGATACGTGATAAAGCAGATAAAACAGTTGATTTGAATGATTGCAAGACTATTTTAGAACAATACTTGACTTTCTTCCGTGATGGCCACACTTACATTATAGCTTCCGGTCAAAAGGAAGTTTACAATGAAAATATAAATATTAATGAGAAGCAATTTAAAAACACCTATAAAGCAAATAACTACAACTTGAATCCAATCTTTGGCATTTGGAAAAGTGGCAGTTATACAGTTGCTATTGTCCCGAATACCTCAGAGTCTGATCGTAGCAGAGATTACGTAGGAGTCATTCTGAGCAGTGATAACCCAAATTGGGAACAAACAGAAGTCAAGTTTGAACTGACTTTAGGGACTGGAGGAACTTACGAGTGCAATTATTTAATGAGTGATCATTCAATAAGCAAATTCACGGCTAAGCTCATAAATAAATCTTCACTTAAAGTGGAAGGACTAGGTGAGTGGAAAAAGGTATGGCCGGAAGTAAAGCAACAGCAATCTAAAAACAAAATTCAATCAAAATTCAATGAATTTCACCTCACTTATATTGATAACATACCCTATCTAAGACTTCCTGATTTTTATTCCGTTGAGCCCTCTTTTTTAGATAGTTTATTGCAGTCAAATCATAATAAAATTATCAATTCAGATTTTATGATAGTTGATGTAAGGGGAAATAGTGGAGGTAATGATGGAACATACTTTCCGGTTTTACCTTACGTTCTGAATGGCCCTATTGAATTACCGGTCAATGGTTTTTGGTTGAGTGAATATAATACTGAAATGATTATAGCGGCTATGGCAGCCAATCAGGGTCTCTCCGTTGAAGAGTATGCTGTGCAGGAAAAGAAGACATATGAAAGCTTTATATCAAATAAAGGAACAGCCTATTTTAAAAACCCAAATAAACACTGGACATTCCAAGCGGACACCCTTTACGAAGGCCCAAAAAAGGTGATTATTCTAACTGATGAAGGAACGGCCAGTTCTGGAGAAACTTTCGTTTATCGTGCAAATAAAAGTGAGAAAGTCGTGGTCTATGGTCAAAATACTGCCGGTGTAGTTGACGGATTTAATGGCATTTATCAAGATATCGGTTGTTTTCAAGTTGTTTTCCCTTCATCCTTTAGGGCAACTGATATCAAGGAAAATCCAATTGATCCTTATGGTATAGCTCCTGATGTGTATGTAAACGAAAAAGATGATGTTTTATCCTATGCAATTGAACATATGAAGCACTTAATAGAGAGTGAAAAAATCGAGTAA